From Bdellovibrio sp. KM01:
CTCGCCAAAGATTTTTTCAGAGCGAGCCGCCAAGAACTTTCCAGCTGCAGAGTTTGGATCAAGGCGTTGGTATAAAGTATCACCAGTGATGCCCTGAGCAGCTTTAAGTGCATTCACTTCGTCTTCTTGTGGAAGAGAGCTGTGATTGCCTGGTTGAGCTGCAGCTTTCAAGCCCCAGCCTTTAAGAGTATGCGCGATGATGATTGTTGGACGACGTGTAGAAAGCTTTGATTGCTCCATTGCTTGCGCAAGTTGAATCATATCGTGACCACCGAAATCGCGAAGACCTTCGTAAAGCTCTTCGTCAGTTACAGAGTCCAAGAATTTCTTCATGTCTGGGTGTTCTTTAGCGATGCCTTTTTTCAAAGCTTTCATGTCTTGAACAAGAAGCAATGATTGAAGTTCATAGTCTTCCAATTTCTTTTCTAGGAAGTTTTTGAAAGTTTCACCGTCTTTTTTAGCAAACAAAGCCAAACGTTTAGAACCGTGACGTACTTGGATAACTTCCCAGCCATTCGCAGCCATTGTGCGCTCGACACGGTCAGCATCTGTCCCGTTCATGATTTCTTTGTTCGTGATACGGTGACCATCAAGTGATTGACGGTTGTAATCCAGGATCCAAGTCAAAGATCCGATTTCGCGCTCAGCAAAGTCAGGAACTGCTTCATACATGGAACCTTCACGGAATTCAGAGTCACCGCAAACAGCCCAGAAGTGTGCATCTGGAACTTCATAACCATGTTCGCGAGCGTAACGGTATGCAAGTGCCATGTAACCAGCTTCAACAGGTGGAATACCTACTGTACCAGAGGGGAAGAAGTTGTGGTGATCTGGATCGTATGCAGAGTGGTAAGATTGGAATACGAATTCAGAACCATCAGTGAACTTACGAAGACCATTCATTGCCTGGTCTGCTTGTTCTTGTGTTAGTTTCGTAAGATCGTTTTTAAGCAAAAGATCCAAAAGGTAGTTGTAAGAGTGATCCACTGGAGACGCATGCGGTTTATTCGCGATGTGGTCGAAACCAGTTTTAGCCATCAAGTGCAAAGCACCCATGATATGCAGAGAGCTTGCGCAGGCTGCCGGGTGACCACCGATTTTTGGGTCGCCTTTTTCTTTGTCGGAACGATGATTGGCTTGCCAGATCATTTGAGTTGAAAGGTAAAGAGCACGGCGTGCGATAACGTCCAAAACTTCAGGGGTAGCACCCTTCAAAGTTTCTGGCTTCGCATTCTTGTTCTTAGAGTCAGCCACGATGGTTCTCCTTGAGTAATAACTCGGTAATTTAACGGAGCGAAACTAGCATTCTCGAGAGGGGGAGACAAGGTTTAAGGCCTTGAAAAAGGGGTCTTTTTCCATCGAGTGACGCAGTAAGAAATAGGCTCCGTCAGCCCCGAGTTTACACCCTGAAAACTGGTGGATCACGCGTCGGTCTCACAATGGTTCCGGTTTGGACCAAATACGAGGCTTTCATTCGAGTTTTCTGGATGTTTGGAGGGGTAGTTAAGGTCCCTTAGTGTAAATAGGGACCTTTTTCAGAGAGAAATGCGGTTTTTTAGTCACAGGGCTCGTGGAACCCCGGGCTATAAAGGGGGAAGCCACTAGAAACTTGCACCCACATAGAAACGAACGAACTGGAAGTAAGAGCTTTTTAGGTAAGTGTTTTGAGCATCATCCATGCTTTGTTGGGCATAAGTCGTATTGTCGTAGATTTGCTCGGACGTGATGTTCGTGGAAATCGGTTGAGAAAAAGAAATCCAATCTGCTCCCAAGGTGAAGTTTTTGATCTGCCACTGATTGCCTAAACCAAATGAAGCCGCGATGGAAGTTCCTTTGAACTTTTCGTCTTGAGGAATTTCATAGTTCGAGTAGTCAATTGAACGGCCGACGGCTCCCATTTTCATATAGAACGAGTTGCCCAGGAATTTTTTGTACATCACTGCGATACTTTGCGATTTAATTTTCACATCGCCATCTAGGTTGTGCCAGAATCCAGTTTCTTCTGCACCGTAGGCTTCCACCAAAAGCAAAGAATCGGGATTGAAATAAACACCAGCGATAACGCCTGATTCACTTCCCACTTTGCTGGTCATGCCGACAAGTTGACCTGCGATCATCCAGTTTTTTCCGACACGGTCTGTTTTAAAAACATCTGAAGTGCTCGTACCTTCGGCTGCGAATACTGAAGATGAACCAAGGATCATTGCGAAAGCTAATAAGATTTTTTTCATAATTACCTCAAGAAATTATCATAGGTTTATATTATTAAGGTTGGCAGCAGAAATGCGTTCTTCGGACCAATTAATTGTATTCAGGATGATTTCACGAACCTTTACCCAGTCGCTTAAATCTGCGGGAACAATCAAGCCGCGCAGATCGAAACTCATGAACTCATAGGATTTATATTCTGTGGTAAAGATCACGCGGATGGCGCCAGTTGAGGGGTCATACTTCGAGGAGTAAGGGATCGCTCCATGCATGATTCGAGCTTTGATCTTCGCAAGCATTTCCTGGGATTCCGCCGAGAAACGCTTCAGGTTCTGGACCTTATCTTTAACCACAACGTCGCGGTATTTCTTGATTGAATCAAGGGCCGAACTGGTTAGTCCTTGAGTGATAAGATCCAGATCGCGTTGTGCTACGATTCCCGGGTCAGTCAGTAAGTGGTAGTCGTTAAGATGTGTTTCAATTTCATCAACACGGAAATAGTTTCCGTAATTTACCGATCTGCGGCCTTCGGAGTTCATCAGCTCGATACGGCCCAGACTCATTTTGCCCAGACGAACTTTTTCGTGCTCCACCGAGTGAAGCTGTTCGTGCTGAAGGGTGGAGGTGATTCCCATCAAATTTAATCTGAACACATGGGGACCCACGAAGATTGTTTCGTTTTCGTAGTGGCCAAAGTACTTATAGTTATAAAGATACAGTGGATCCAGAATCACGGGGACTGAGGTTTCAGTCAGTGACTTTGAAATCGCATCACCTTGTCCGGACCCACGCAACTGGTAACGAGTGTAGGTGACGGATTGGCCTTTAACTATTAAGGAAGTGGGAAGCTTTTTAAATGTGATGTCCGCAACCTTGAAATAGCTCTCGTTTAAAGCCTCGATTTTTCTTAGCTGTTGAATAAGGTCTTTGCGCGCAGCTGGGCCTTTTCTTTTCAGTGTTTTTACGACAACATCGGTTTCCTCACTCAAGCGATCCAAAGCTGAATAGCTGGAGGCGCACAGAAACCTGCCGCAATTTTGGCTCGCCATTGCCGAGTTCTTTGACAATAGGATCGCGCTAATAAGGATTAAAGCCTTAAAGACCCAATTCATGATTTTTAGTGGAGCAAGGGGGATGCCAGAAGATGTCTCATAATGAGTCAATTTGCTCGCGCATCTCTTTGATCTCGGTATCCGTGGCTTTGCGTTGGTTCATTGATTCAAACAGGGCAAGGGTTTCCTCGAACATGGTTTGTTTCGGGTCTTGACTCGTCAGTTGATCGATTTGCCCGCCGACTTTGTCTAATGCCTGCATCGCCGCTGCAAAGGCTTCGTCACGTTTGCGGATTGTTTCAGGATCGTTCTCGCGCTCTTTTATTTTATGATTGATTTGATCTTCGATCTCTTTCTGAAGATCGGGGAACGTATTGTATAAAACCGCAATCATCACAACCATAGCGGCTTTCCCGTAGATGCGTGATACATCGTTGTAGATATCGACAGCGTGGTCCTGCCGCATGGACTTGCCATCCAGGGATTTATTGATTTTGGGAAGGTTCAAGGGAAGCCCCAAAATTCCTGATGAAGCGATTTTCTTGAGGTTGATGCGTGCCTTTTGTAAAGTGGTTGGATTTGTGAAGCCAAGCTCTTTAAGAATGCCAGCAAGGCCATCGTTCAACAGTCTTTGTTCTGCAGTTCTTTCTGCCCAACTCGAGATGGTCTCAATGCGACTGAGCTCGATAGATTTACCCAGTCCAATCCAAGGTGACTGACTTAGTAAGTAAAGTTGAGTTACGAATTGCCTGCGCAGAAATGGATCTTGGAGATCCGCGATTTTGGATCTGGATAATAGGCTGTTCAATTCGCGTAAGCGCATGACTTTCAAATTTAATAGGCGAGCCGTCCATCTTTCGCTGGAAGCGGGAAGTGTTTTATCAATAATGGCAAGTTTTGTTTCGAGTCGTTTCAAATCTTTGTTTGTAAGATTTAAATCCTTAGATGGTGTCGTTCTGACATGCCAGTAAAGTTCAGCGTCAAACTTGTTCACGACTCTTGGAGTAAGAAGAGTGCGGATAAATTCACTGGGTTTCGAAATCTCGGAGGTAAAGACGGAAGAGCACAATTCAGGACGCGCCAAGGACTGTAGACTGAATCCAAGTATCAAAATTGAAATTAGAATCTGTCTGACAGTCCTCATTGCAACCACCTATCTAACAGTTAAAGTCGCTTCAGCGGCTTCAATTCTTGCATTCAGGTCAGAAATTTTAGCTTCCAGTTCTACGACTTGGTCGTTCGTCAAAGCGACGCCAATTTGGGCTAGGCCAGCAGTCAAACCCGAAGCCGCAGCGATAAGACCATAAAGGAAAAAGTTTTTGTTGGTCTCAGTTTTATAATTAATAACAGTCATTACGCTTGCCACGCCAGCCGTGGCGATTGAAATATTGCGAGTCCATTTAGAAGCCTGATATCCGAATCTGCTTTGTTCCTTATCAAGCTCTGTGCGCATGTCAGCCAATTGAATTTTTAGGTTGTTCAATTGCTCGCGTACTTTTGCATTTTCAAGACGCTTTTGAGTAATAGCTTGTTGAATAGTCATGTTTTGAGCGGTTGCGAATTGGGGAGCTGCAGCTGCTAACATAACTACTGACATTGCGATTCTAATAGCCTTTTTCATATTTCTTCCTTTGTTTGGGTTGTGTTTCGAAAGTGGTTATAGCAAGCGCTGTGCCCGCTTTTGTGCTCACGTTGAGCTCAAAAGTGAATTTCAAAACCATTTTTGTTCAAAGTTCTTGAAAGGAATTCGAAAAGCACCTAAAGCTCACTGAGTGAATTTGGGAGGATGCGTGGGAAAAAACTTTTACTTAAAGTTAACAAGTCTGATTTTATTTGTGTGCACAGCTGTAGCCGGTAATGGCGATATTGGTTCTGTCGGCGATGCAGCTCCCTCCAACGTGACATCGACCAGTCAATTAATTAGACAGTACAGTCCGCAAAGTGATGCTCTGACGATTCAAGATCTTTGTTTGATGTTTGATTCTCCAAAAATCGTTTGGGGAAAATCAAGATTGAGATGTGTACAACGTGCAAATGGAATTTTGGAGATTCGCGGCTATACCGAGCGTGGCACATTGTCAGTGTTCGCGAATCCCAACGATATGACGGTGTATGAGGCTTTTGGTGCAGACGATATCCAGCAGTACTGCAACAACCTAGATCAAGGATTTCGAATTCATTTGGAATGGGTCTATACGGAGTCAAAGCGTGTTGGCGGAGTTCCTGTGCAGCAAGGCTATTTTAAAGTAGATGCTTACCTTACGAGCAAAGATCAGACTTTGCGCGTAGGGTATTACGACTATTTACAATAAGGTCCTGAGCTCACAAATGAGCACAGAATTGTCATTGATCAAGTGAGGTGGGCTTGCTGAAAATAATCAAAATGAAAGACACCCTGGTTAAGCCGAATATCTTTGATCACATTGATATAGGTACCTATCTGCAAGCTCACTATCAGTTTCGTAAGAAGAACACGAAAGGTTTTTCTTACGAATCTTGGGCCAATGATCTTGATATTAAAAGTAGGTCCTTGCTGCGAATGATGGTCACGGGTAAACGCTCGGTCACCAGAAATTTTGCGCAAATCATTGAAAAGTCTCTCGAGTTAAATTCCCAAGAAAGAAAGTACTATTTCCTGCTGGTCGAATATTGTCGCGCGGAAAGTGAAGAGCAAAGAAATTCGCTGTGGAAAAAAATGGTGGTCCTTATGGACAGTCATTTGCCAGCGGAACATATTTCTCATGCGGGATTCATTTCGTCTCATCTCTTGCCCAAGATTCAGACCCTTTTGACCTTTGAAGATCTGTTGAAGACCTCAGAGAATATCGCGGAAGTACTGGGAGCTCCGGTGCAACAGGTTGAAAACTGTCTGTTGCAGTTGCAGGAGCTTTCGTTGGTGAGCCGCTCGGAAAGTAATCCGTTGGAATGGGTCACGGATATCAAGCGATTTAAGGTCCCAGATTCAATTCAGCATGAATCGTTAAAGAATTACTATATTAAAGCGTTTCAGGATTCGATTGATGCCATACAATTGCCGCCTGAAACTCGCAAATTCAGAAGCTTGTTGATTCCGTTAAATAAAAAGGAATATGCAGAGGTTTTGGAGAAGTTAGAAGACGCCTTCCGAGAGATTTTGCATCAGTATAAATCGGAAACTTTGGAAGGTCGCAGAGTTTACCAGTTGAACACAAGTCTGTTTCCGCTCAGTAAATAAGGTTAAGAGAGCCAAGCCATGTGGCTCTCAGTCATTAGGATTCAAGAACGAAGTCCCAGCGGATCTTCACAGTGCCATCACCTTCGATGATGCCTTTCGGAGGATTCGGGAATGGTGCAGCCGCGCGGAAGGCCTCAATGGCAGCATCATCCAAATCGCGAACGCCGGAATCACTCATCACCTGGACATTTACCAGAGTGCCTCTGTCATTCAGTACGATCATAAGTTTTGTCACACGGTCTTGGCCAGTCGATGCCGGAGCTCGACCTTCTTTAAACATTTTCGAAAGTTTTTCGCGCACGCGGCCTTCCCAGTGTTGGGCCAATTGGCGGCGGATGCGGTTATAGTACGAGTAGTACTTAAACTCACGCGTGTTCAACATCGTCTCAAGACCCTGATCGACATCTTTCAAATAGTCATTGGAGCGGCTGGTGTCAGCGCCCTCTTTCGCGATGTCTTCGTTATTACCCCGACCAAGGCCCTGGCCTTGTTCCGTGTCTTGATCTTTTTTACGATCAGCTACTTTTTGGCGTTCTAAGGCCTCTGATGCATCAAAAGATTTAAACAAATCGCGGACGATTTTTTCTTTCTGCTCAGGTGTAGCTTTCGCTTCAGCCTTGGCAGTGGATTTAATTTTACCATCACCTTTTGGTCCAGTTTTTTGAGGCGCGGCTTTCTTGATATTCTGGAATTCGCCGTGCTCTTTTGCTACTGACTGCTTGGTAACGGTTTGGTTTTTCGCACTCAAAAAGCGTGAATCTACTGGCTCGGCCTCGTTAAGGGAGTTTTCGCTTTGCTCTACAATTTGATTTTTAGGAACCGTCGGTACTGGAACTTTCTTAATCTGACCAGCTTCCTGTGCCTCTACCAGCTTTTGCATTTCCTCGGGCGTAAGCAAATCAATGCTGACGCTTTCCTGTTTAGGAAACTTTTGCTGAAGAGCCTCTACCAAATAAAATGCGCCGAACACCAAAATGTGGACTGCGATGGAGAGCAACACATACTTTTTGAAAGACGGTGACTTCTTCATAGAACCTCGCCTCTCCTATCGGTATTATGACACCTGATAATGAGGAACAGGTGAGCCAGTATTTAATTATTCGACAGAGGTCTAGGGCCGGACTTTGACGTATGAAAGGCTTTAGGGGAGAATGTAACTTCTATGAAATTTGACTGCTGGTATTTAACAGATAAAGGCCTCAGACGTGAATCAAATCAAGACTCATGCCTCGTCAACAAGGAGCTTGGACTCTTTGTTGTCGCCGATGGAATGGGT
This genomic window contains:
- a CDS encoding TIGR02147 family protein, translated to MLKIIKMKDTLVKPNIFDHIDIGTYLQAHYQFRKKNTKGFSYESWANDLDIKSRSLLRMMVTGKRSVTRNFAQIIEKSLELNSQERKYYFLLVEYCRAESEEQRNSLWKKMVVLMDSHLPAEHISHAGFISSHLLPKIQTLLTFEDLLKTSENIAEVLGAPVQQVENCLLQLQELSLVSRSESNPLEWVTDIKRFKVPDSIQHESLKNYYIKAFQDSIDAIQLPPETRKFRSLLIPLNKKEYAEVLEKLEDAFREILHQYKSETLEGRRVYQLNTSLFPLSK
- a CDS encoding TonB family protein — encoded protein: MKKSPSFKKYVLLSIAVHILVFGAFYLVEALQQKFPKQESVSIDLLTPEEMQKLVEAQEAGQIKKVPVPTVPKNQIVEQSENSLNEAEPVDSRFLSAKNQTVTKQSVAKEHGEFQNIKKAAPQKTGPKGDGKIKSTAKAEAKATPEQKEKIVRDLFKSFDASEALERQKVADRKKDQDTEQGQGLGRGNNEDIAKEGADTSRSNDYLKDVDQGLETMLNTREFKYYSYYNRIRRQLAQHWEGRVREKLSKMFKEGRAPASTGQDRVTKLMIVLNDRGTLVNVQVMSDSGVRDLDDAAIEAFRAAAPFPNPPKGIIEGDGTVKIRWDFVLES